One Glandiceps talaboti chromosome 2, keGlaTala1.1, whole genome shotgun sequence genomic region harbors:
- the LOC144446767 gene encoding uncharacterized protein LOC144446767 — translation MKRSTTLQLQESNANMAADDDVSTGNKGDVTLVLVMEKLEYISQEISSLKHGQTTLTTSMDFINEKFENLLYRISELEETNKNLEKTNTELRNRITTLEIDANQQNQYSRRNNLEISGIPERENENTDDITLSVLRNINPGISIDDIDVTHRIGKVQSPTLPHTARHRPIIVAFTNRRSRNAIYDQRRKIKDISTENLGYSTKNNIYINENLCPAARQLQGKVNNARKKSGYRYLWTHNGRIYIKRDQQARSITISNEADIAKYCT, via the coding sequence ATGAAAAGATCTACAACCCTACAACTCCAAGAAAGTAATGCTAACATGGCGGCTGACGATGACGTGTCAACAGGTAACAAAGGTGACGTTACATTGGTATTAGTAATGGAAAAACTGGAATACATCAGTCAAGAGATCTCTAGTCTGAAACATGGCCAAACAACCTTGACGACGTCAATGGATTTCATTAACGAAAAGTTCGAGAATCTGCTTTATCGCATTTCTGAACTTGAGGAAACGAACAAAAATCTCGAAAAAACAAATACCGAGTTACGTAATCGTATCACTACCTTGGAAATAGATGCAAATCAACAAAACCAGTATTCGCGCCGAAATAACTTGGAAATTAGTGGAATACCTGAGCGCgaaaatgaaaatacagatGACATAACATTATCTGTTTTACGAAACATCAATCCTGGAATCAGTATAGATGACATCGATGTTACGCATCGCATCGGCAAAGTCCAAAGCCCTACTCTACCTCACACTGCTCGACACAGACCGATAATTGTAGCATTCACCAACCGAAGAAGTCGGAACGCTATCTATGACCAGCGCCGCAAGATAAAAGACATATCGACGGAAAATCTTGGCTACTCTACAAAGAACAATATCTATATAAATGAGAATTTATGTCCTGCTGCAAGACAACTTCAAGGTAAAGTCAACAATGCAAGGAAGAAGTCGGGATATCGATATCTGTGGACTCACAATGGCCGAATTTACATCAAGAGAGACCAGCAAGCTCGATCTATTACAATCTCAAATGAAGCTGATATTGCTAAGTATTGTACTTAA